Proteins encoded within one genomic window of Scomber japonicus isolate fScoJap1 chromosome 16, fScoJap1.pri, whole genome shotgun sequence:
- the marcksb gene encoding myristoylated alanine-rich protein kinase C substrate b: protein MGAQISKTAGKEEAAVEKPAEGAAVAAKANGQENGHAKTNGDASPTAEEANKADVQANGSTPTEDAPKEEGEKVEAAEANGEKEPAATNGEAAAKPEEGTPSTSEDGKQKKKRFSFKKPSFKLSGFSFKKTKKDSEEAAEEGAAAAEQPAEGEKAASEEAAAEEAKPAEAAEEGAKEAAAEEPKAEEEVKAEEKAAAEGEEEKPAEASPTEPETAASPEATAAE from the exons ATGGGAGCACAAATCTCCAAAACCGCTGGAAAAGAGGAAGCTGCGGTGGAAAAGCCGGCAGAAGGCGCGGCTGTTGCAGCAAAGGCAAACGGACAG GAGAATGGCCACGCCAAGACCAATGGGGATGCCTCTCCAACTGCAGAAGAGGCCAACAAAGCTGATGTTCAGGCCAATGGCAGCACTCCTACTGAAGATGCACCAAAAGAAGAGGGCGAGAAAGTAGAAGCTGCTGAAGCCAATGGAGAGAAGGAGCCTGCCGCCACAAATGGAGAGGCTGCCGCCAAACCAGAGGAAGGCACTCCGTCCACCAGTGAGGATGGCAAGCAGAAGAAAAAGCGCTTCTCCTTCAAGAAACCCTCCTTCAAGCTCAGTGGCTTCTCTTTTAAGAAGACCAAGAAGGATTCTGAGGAGGCAGCAGAGGAGGGAGCAGCGGCAGCTGAACaaccagcagagggagaaaagGCGGCATCAGAGGAGGCAGCTGCTGAGGAGGCCAAGCCAGCCGAGGCAGCAGAGGAGGGAGCCAAGGAGGCTGCAGCTGAGGAGCCAAAGGctgaggaggaagtgaaggcagaagaaaaagcagcagcagaaggagaagaggagaaaccaGCTGAAGCTTCACCCACTGAACCAGAGACGGCAGCCAGTCCAGAGGCCACAGCCGCTGAATAA
- the col10a1a gene encoding collagen, type X, alpha 1a codes for MDIRVASILLVMVTLTAAHGERYVVKKMVKAAPQYQPYSVKSHVVSVAGEPGAPGEPGPEGPPGPAGPPGESAEGMPGPEGPPGPQGAPGRSIAGKPGSPGGPGKPGAHGAPGEKGDTGAPGSQGPRGSPGSPGSPGPAGLSATGKPGPSGLPGAMGPRGEPGHKGHPGIPGLPGAKGDRGVGAPGPQGATGPVGPMGSTGAPGAAGVGKPGRSGSPGEPGKSGSPGRDGATGPMGPQGPKGHTGAPGVGVPGKSGENGAPGLPGPVGPKGHQGPTGATGAPGVPGYGKPGANGEKGERGATGPTGATGPKGEQGHTGYTGATGATGPMGPSGPQGLTGFPGEPGAEGAKGDTGATGAPGAKGNKGDMGAQGFPGKQGYPGPAGPSGARGATGATGDKGDVGAPGTPGASGIPGPAGPKGLPGRAGERGAAGSDGAPGARGPSGPQGGAGAPGAKGHPGLPGSPGPAGLAAKGIPGPQGPPGLPGDNGADGATGPQGPPGPPGPPGEVVFEKGMGKGMGMGMGEVMVKSPMSAFTASLATPYPASGTPIKFDQIVYNAENHYDPDSGIFTCQIPGVYYFSYSIHVNGAHALVALYKNGQPVMFTYDEYNKGFLDQMSGSAVLLLDEQDTVYVQIPDDEANGVFAAENVHCSFSGFLIAST; via the exons ATGGACATACGTGTAGCAAGCATCCTCCTGGTCATGGTGACCTTGACAGCAGCCCATGGGGAGCGCTATGTGGTGAAGAAGATGGTGAAGGCCGCTCCTCAATACCAGCCCTACTCTGTGAAGAGCCATG TGGTGTCAGTGGCAGGTGAGCCTGGTGCTCCAGGTGAGCCCGGCCCCGAGGGACCTCCTGGCCCTGCTGGACCCCCAGGTGAGAGTGCTGAGGGTATGCCTGGACCTGAAGGACCTCCTGGACCCCAGGGAGCTCCTGGCCGCTCCATCGCTGGCAAACCTGGATCCCCAGGTGGACCTGGCAAACCTGGTGCCCATGGAGCACCTGGTGAGAAGGGAGACACTGGTGCTCCAGGCTCTCAGGGACCTAGAGGATCTCCTGGATCTCCTGGAAGCCCTGGACCTGCTGGCCTCTCAGCTACTGGCAAGCCTGGACCTTCTGGTCTTCCAGGGGCAATGGGACCTAGAGGAGAGCCCGGTCACAAAGGACATCCAGGTATTCCTGGACTGCCAGGTGCTAAGGGTGATAGAGGGGTGGGAGCTCCTGGACCTCAGGGTGCAACAGGACCTGTTGGACCTATGGGTTCCACTGGAGCCCCAGGTGCGGCTGGAGTTGGAAAGCCAGGAAGATCAGGTAGTCCAGGTGAGCCAGGAAAGTCAGGTAGCCCAGGTAGGGATGGTGCCACTGGTCCCATGGGACCACAGGGACCCAAGGGACACACTGGTGCCCCTGGTGTAGGTGTTCCAGGTAAATCAGGTGAGAATGGTGCCCCAGGTCTGCCTGGCCCAGTTGGCCCTAAAGGCCATCAGGGACCTACTGGAGCTACTGGTGCCCCCGGAGTTCCTGGATATGGAAAGCCAGGTGCAAatggagagaagggagagaggggagctACAGGTCCCACAGGTGCAACAGGCCCTAAGGGTGAGCAAGGTCATACAGGTTATACTGGTGCCACTGGTGCTACTGGTCCCATGGGTCCTTCTGGACCTCAGGGTTTAACAGGTTTCCCTGGTGAGCCCGGTGCTGAAGGCGCTAAGGGTGACACAGGTGCAACTGGAGCTCCAGGAGCTAAGGGAAACAAGGGAGATATGGGAGCACAAGGGTTCCCAGGTAAGCAGGGTTATCCAGGCCCAGCTGGTCCCTCTGGAGCCAGGGGAGCCACTGGAGCTACAGGTGACAAAGGCGATGTAGGTGCCCCAGGTACTCCCGGTGCCTCAGGTATTCCAGGCCCTGCTGGACCCAAAGGTCTTCCCGGTCGTGCAGGTGAGCGAGGTGCTGCTGGTTCTGATGGTGCTCCAGGTGCCAGAGGACCCTCTGGGCCTCAAGGTGGTGCTGGTGCTCCAGGCGCTAAGGGACACCCAGGTCTCCCTGGTTCTCCTGGCCCTGCTGGTTTGGCTGCTAAGGGTATCCCTGGACCTCAGGGTCCCCCTGGTCTGCCTGGTGATAATGGTGCTGATGGAGCCACTGGCCCACAGGGCCCTCCTGGTCCTCCTGGTCCTCCTGGTGAGGTTGTGTTTGAGAAGGGAATGGGGAAGGGAATGGGAATGGGAATGGGTGAGGTTATGGTCAAATCCCCCATGTCTGCTTTCACTGCATCTCTGGCCACTCCCTACCCTGCTTCTGGCACCCCCATTAAGTTTGATCAGATTGTGTACAATGCTGAGAATCACTATGACCCTGACAGCGGCATTTTCACCTGCCAGATTCCTGGAGTTTACTATTTCTCCTACAGCATCCATGTTAATGGTGCTCATGCCCTGGTGGCTCTGTACAAGAATGGTCAGCCTGTTATGTTCACTTATGATGAGTACAACAAGGGCTTCCTGGACCAGATGTCTGGTAGTGCTGTCCTCTTGCTCGATGAGCAGGACACAGTCTACGTCCAGATCCCCGATGATGAGGCCAATGGCGTCTTTGCCGCTGAGAATGTCCACTGCTCTTTCTCTGGGTTCCTCATTGCTTCAACGTGA